A region of the Labeo rohita strain BAU-BD-2019 chromosome 5, IGBB_LRoh.1.0, whole genome shotgun sequence genome:
CATGAAccgtgacttaaaaaaaaaaaaaaccttcagtgGTTCCCTTTTTCCATCTAATGAAAACTGATCATCGTGCCGTACATTTCCAGTGACCCTAGCACGGACAGTAAGCTCAGGGTAGGGTTTGAAGACCAACTGAACTGAATAGACCACGTCACAGACAAAGATCATGCACATCTGCGTTACAACATCAAGAAAATCAGATCGTGTCTAGTTCTCCTTGTCCCAGTTCTCTATCTTGAGCTACTGAAACTGAGCCCAAAGAGCGCAATAAAGCACATTTCACAACTCTCCACTCCACTAAAATCTATGACAATTAACTAACAGTAATAAACTAATTtgctgtgaaataatattaaaatctaaaaaatttcCAGTTCCATGTCAACTTATAACAAATTTAGATAATTATTTCCCCTTATTAATAAAGGAGAATGTAATTGTGTTTATCAGTCATTCTAGACTATGTCCGGCTATAAAGATTAAAGACTAAAGATTATTTTGATGACTGTATTAAGAAACTTTGAGACAGTACCAAAGTTCACTCTGAATTTGACGGACACGGTTATCCAAAGCAGCTGAACtttaagtatacatttttagcaGTTTCGCCTGGTAATCGAACCCAATGACCTTGGATTTGCTATCGGCACGCTCTACTGCTTGAGCTATAGGAACAACATGACAAAACTCATAGTTCACCTTCTTAAGTCAGTGACTGTGGTCAATCTTTAGCCAGTCTTTTTATTACAGAGAGCAAAGGTTTGTCTCTGTCTTAAGactctgtctctgtctttgaAGCATGTGTTAACATAGACTATTACACAGCACACAAGGGTAAGTGACTCTAACATTCGTATCTagaaagatttttctttttctataaaTATAACAGGAGTGAaacaaaatgatgttttatgcATAATATAAAGCAAATATCTTAAATGCTATCGTAACAGTTTGAGTTTAGATTGACTCAAAGAAATGCAATGCTTAGCAGCCAGTTGGAGCAAACGTTATGAAAACCTGGAATAATGCCATTACAATGGCCACCACAGGTTTTTCTTAACTTCAAATGCATAAAGAGGCTGTTCAAATGATCCATTAAATGGTTAAATGCAACTTCATGTCCATGTATGGTTAAGCATCAAtgctaacaaaataaaaaacaaatatcacATGTGAACTGACAAACTATAAAGCAAATGACGTGTCAATCTAGACAGGTGGGTGGAGCTTTATagcagaaaataatttttggaggagaaaatataCCAATCAAGACTTATATGGGGTGCACAGGACGCAAAACACTGACACATGCAAATATCCAACAGGGCTTGGGAGTGGTATCTAGGTAGTACAGGAAAGACAAAGGAAGTATATGGGTGAAAGACAAAGGTTTTTGGAGGAGTGGAGGAGAAAAACAGAGACAGTCTTTTAAATCCAGTAATAGGAACTGGCCCAACATCACTAATACTACAGATCCCGAAATACATGTGACAATTCAATAAATTGTAACTACATTAGACAACCTACTATAACGGCCACTTCTATGTCTCTGTTAGAGACCTTGAGAATCGCACACGTGAGAGCTAGTGCAAAGCATATGACACTGATTATGCAATTGAGGCGGgcgatgatttaaaaaaaaaaaaaagaacctttCCAGCCAGTATGTGTTATAAGATGAGAATGAAACAAGCATCTGTCCTTAATGCAACTGAACAATAACGCATCACAGCAAGAAAACTGCTCTCGCTCCGCTAGAGAACACTGGGTGACTTTGTGTCTCATGCCAGCCAGAGAAGACCATGAGTATCTTTGTGGCTGATGGCAGATAACATAAAACAGCAACAAACACAAGCAGAGAGACACGGGACAGCAGCATGCTGATAGGAGAGTGACTTATCTGCACAAAGATCCTCTTTGTGTGACACTCATGAAGAGGGTTTATACTTTCTCAAGGACCTTCTCTGCTCTTTATGACTACAGCTCACAACAGGCAGGACAATTTAGCCAGAACTCTCATTCCTCTTATGGACAGGACGCTGATCATTTGTTTGATGCAGTGCTGTTATCACAGGTAACAGAGATCATGGCCGGGAGACAGATGCATGCTGTCTGGGTTGCAGCGGTTCTGGTCAGCTCAGGTGTGATCGCACAGCAGGTGAGTGTCTCTTTCAGTCAGTTATGCCAACATGTTCTATATCAAAGTGCTATTCTTTCAAAAGTCACTATCTAACAATAAGTCAGAGCCAAATCATAGACTGTAGAATTACATGTTGatgtaaaatacagtgaaaagaGAGGATCTGCAGTCTCCTTTCCTCACGGCCCGTCAAGCGTTACGCTCCGCCGTCAAACCAACGTTCACTATTTGTGTTCAGGTGGACATGAGCAACGCATCTCTGAAAGAAATTCCTGAAGCGAAACCTACAAACATCACCGAATGGATCCTGAGCCATAACTTACTTGAGATGTCTCCCTCGGATATAAACACCTTACAGAAATATCGCAAGATTCGGGTGCTAGACCTTTCTTATAACTACATACAGACGCTGCCTCCTGGAGCTTTTGACAAACTCACAAACCTAGAGATTCTTAAACTGAGAGGAAATAGACTGCAAACCCTTGACAAAGACGTCTTTAAAGGACTGAGAAAACTGAAGAGTTTGAATCTGAAGGACAACCCGTGGAACTGCTCCTGCTCGCTCACAAACCTCATCAAAGAGCTGAAAGACTCTGGCGTATCAATAGGTGAGAACGAGCTCTTCAGTTGTTCTGCATTTTCAGACATGGTGTACATGCTTTGGCCTATTTAATATTTCTCttgtttgatttattcatctgCAAAATCTCGTGTTGGTCTTGCAGGGAAAGAAGTCACTTGTTACACCCCCCAGAGAACAGCTGTGCTCGATGGAAACCCCAACTGTTCAATTCAAGTGAAAACATCTGTGGAGAAATCTACAGCTCCAACAACAAAAGCCAGATCAACACCAACACCACCGCCCACCACAGAGCCAAGCAACAGCAGTCACGTCAACAGCTCCAGCAAAGGTAAACACACAAGCAATAACACGTCTGAAAAACGCTACGACTCGCACTGAGCACAAACAGTGTACAATCATAACTAAATGAGACGAAGTCGCCCCTGTTACAGCAATCTGGTGCGGATCCTCCTATCGGACACTGGATAAATAACAGCGTCACcagtgagaaaaacatttttcacaaaacacTGTTGAATACACAACTGTTGTCAGTGGACTCTATAGAGCATGATGCCAGCATATGTTTCTCCTCAGGGTTCATGGCGAGTGATGGTAAGACACCAACAGGAAGCCACAGCTGGAAGTTCCTGCTCGGCGTAGTGGCTCTAACCCTCAGCACCTCCGTGCTCATCGTATGCGCTGTCAAATCTCCCTCTTGGTACAAACTTCTATTTAATTATCGGCACCAAAGGCTCCAGGAGGACGTCGAGCACAGCGTCTTCAACACCGGCCGCTTTTCGAACTTCAGTCTGGACACAGAACAGACGGAGACGAGCGCTCAGGAGCTGGACGAGGGCCTGGACACTGGACTGAGCTTGCAGCCTTTTGAGGATGACGATGGCTTTATAGAGGATGGTTACATTGAGCCGGGGAACTACAAAGATCACGCGGATGGTAACGAGTCGTGAGTGAGATCTCCGGCAGGAGGAGGAACGGGGTGTGCAAATGGGCAGAAAAATGAAGCTATAAGCTCTTGCATTACAGTGTGAGGATCTTTTATTTCCAGTGCAGTTGTGACTTATGAAAAAGCCATTAAAATATgcaacccaaagatcactgaaCTGCAACTGCAAATGCACACATCTTAGCGTGTTAAAAGGCTGTATTTAAATGTTGTCAATGCACGTAATCATAAAGTAATTCAAATTCTTATAGATCacactttttaaagtttcattcTCAGCGATGTATGCAATATTTTATCCCTAGTACCATAAAAAATATCCAGGAAGGAAACTGATTGCATGTTGCTTTTCTGCAATACGTAGAACCATTTAAAAAGAAGCTCTGGCATGACTGAACTGAAAACCAGTCATACTCGTGCACCTCCATGCTGACGAGGAGATTTAGAAACATTTCACAGGGCAGCTGCTGCCCTCTTGTGCACAAACTCTGCAAAACATTTCCTTGTGAAAAAACAGACCTACTTACTCTCTTCTCTCAGTGAATATCACATCCATGCTTTGAGCTTCTCTGTCATTCTGTGCTTTCAGCTAATGAGACAAACATAAAATGACATGAGCAGGAATACGAGGAGAGCAAAGAGGAAGACGTCATGATGATGTCATGTCTCACCATGATGATGTCATTCACAACTTCATCCATTTCAGTGTTTGTGTTCAGCTTGTCAACCAGCTAGtaataaaaagacaaagatCATTTAAACAATGACATCATGCATCCCAAAATTACAAATACAACTTCTGACGCCAAAGGTTTTATTCATTCAACGTATAGAGACTTGTAGTACTTCCACTAAGTGTTTTAAACTAGTGTACCATGTTGTAATCTGCCAGTTGCCCTTGAAGATCTTTAATTTCTCCAGCTAGGACTTCTGCTCTGTTCAcaggaaaagtttgaaaacattacattaattacTGCATCTTGATGTCATCAATACTAAACCACCGAACAACTAGGGGTTCTTATTAGAGGATCCAAATGTAAagaaaattcataaaatataatcaaaatatattgaatttaaatgcaagatagtacatgttattttaaaagacTATATAGTTTGGGATCGCTGTGGTTTTAAAGAtattatgtaacatttataatattacagaggatttctatttcaaatgagCAACGTTCTTCAAGCTTTATGTACTGAAAAAGGAAACTCTACCATGCTTTCCAAACATTTTCAATGGTGATACTGatcataataagaaatgttgcttttaatatatgttaaacagacaacagttattttagtttgtagtaacaatgactgtatttgATTACTAGCTCTCTAAAGATTAACTGATATCATGCatgtattgtaatgttttgttgacTTTTCATTCTGGTGGCTCTAAAAGTTAAAATACCTTTTTTCGTAAGAAAGATACACTGAATTCTCCTGATTGAAGGTGTCAATGTCCTTCTGTAGTTTGCTAGACTCCATCGTCAGCTCATTTATTTTACTCCTGAAGCAAACAAAGAAATATTTATCAATCTGTCTTATCTGAGATAATATGGTATAGAAATCTTTATCTCGTCATCACTTTTTACCGTAATAAACCAAGGTAATATGACTTATCCAGGATTTGCCTCTGTGGTCCTTAAGGAGTGAAATTAAAATGGTCAGCGTGTACATCTCACATCATTTGAATGCGAGTTAGAAAAAGGGGAAAGTTAGTTCACCCTTCATGCCAGTCTTCATTCCGCTGAGACCCTGCTGAGTCACTGGCCGATCTGCCACTTTAATCTGTGCTGATAAAACACCAGGAGAAGCCAAGGGTCCACCTCTGGTTCCAGGGCGGCCGGTGCTCGGGACCATCTGTGACccacaaaacacacactgcaCTCTTATGATTCTGCATGATTTCAGACAGTCCCATGCAGCAGACAGACAGCATAACTATAATAATAGTGAAATAGCCATTTCTCCAAACGCTCACCGCAGTGCCGACTCTGACAGCCGTCTGTGGCGGTCGGATGGCTGTAAGTGGTCGTCCAGAGCCCGGTCCAAATGATCCACGGCTTACAGGTCTCTGGCTTGCCATTGTGGTCTGAAGTGTAGAGCTGAAAAGAATAAAGCATATAACAACAGAATATATTAGATTAGACCAGGGTATAATACAGCACAGCAGAACAGACTGCAGATGagtttgtcctcagtgtgaaaacatggtTCTCAACATCACACAGCcactgttaaaagtttaaatgcGCAGAAGATGCAGCATGTTTTTGGATGCAGGAAAATTTATATTAGATTGCCTTTACTATGTACCTACATTtaagtgaatcatttgatacaatgaaCTTATTGTATGCATACATGTTTTAAAGTGGGACCAATGTACTTTTACACCATTTTAGGGCAGTATACCAGATCTACCATTTGGGAAAACAACAACGGAAACATtactgatctctctctctctctctctttagtCTACACAACAAACTACATGACAAAGTAATTTTCTAGATTTATACTATCTTTTTTTGATACAAAACATATGAAACTCCTGTAATAAGATCAAAAGCAGGGTTATTAAACAAAAAGTTGCAGTGGACGTGCCATGGCATAATGACAATCTTAGCAACTGTTAATAATACCACTCAATGAGAACCATATTAAATTACCATGGTCTGAAGAACACCCATGCCATTATACATGTCATACataaaagaactgactcatgAATCATTCACCAAATGTCATTCTACACAGCCAAAAGCAAATACAGAACGAACTGCACGATGTTTAGATGTTGAGTTCAACAGGAAACATTTAAAGGGTAAcaagaacaaacacaacttcAAAACAGTACAGGAATCGCGCCACTGTTTATATAATGTGGAAGCCGGTGTGGGAATATTATATCAATGTTTGAGATACACAgcttaaataaaacacactgaattaCTGGTGTTGAAACAAACTGTGTTCACCGCTCATCGGTCTTTTAGTGTCATTCTGAATGAATAAAGAAAGTCCAAAGCACAAAACATGAGGCATAAAATGAAGCGTCCCAAAGTCCCGGCCTTTCGGCTACAAATCAAAGTGTATAAAGGTGAAACAGCAAAGAATCATTTTAGAAAAAGAGCGAAACAACACGCAGATCATCCTTTACAGGCTAACAAATTAGCAACAAAGATGCTTTCTGGTTCTTCTCGTTTTCAAGCAGAAAATCTGTTTAACTAACGAACTGACCACACAACGACTCTAAGTGATATACGTTTCCGCTTACCTTTAACCGTAAATATGCTGTTTGATGGTACTCGTATAGTTTAGCTGCTTTAACAGGCGAACCAAACGCTCGCCTTAGTGTTGCCTAGCAACCCTGAAAAGTCATCGCGAGATTTGCCGCGAGAACAGCGTAGCCCCGCCCCCTCATGTCTGAACGTGACGCGGTAGCGCATATACAGTGAAGTTCTAACTGCATTTGTACAACAGCACTGTTAAATGCCAACAGCATAAATTGCAACAGCGTACCAGCTGCTGCATAGCGGAGTTTTCCTCGTCTTTACAGTTTGCTTCTttaaaacaatcggttattgtataaagtgctataaaaataaagggACAGGGACAGAAGCgacaaataaatctttttttttttttttttttttttttgatgtatttttcttttaattttttaaccatAGCAGAGCACCGTTCACCTACAAAATTAATAATCATCGTCTGAAAAACCTCAAACATGTAACGTTAACATTTTTTCAAGGCTTAATTCACGATTTAGGGCAAAAATAAGGCGAACGTGGTTACAGTTTGAGGGAAGTTCTGCTGCCAGCAATATCATCTGCTCCTTTAGTAACACTGAGAACGGCACACACAGTCAAatataagaaaagaaaacatcatTTACTGTGTGACTGAAAAAGTACAGTACAACAAAGCATTAGAATAACTTaacttaaaaagcattttaacttaacttaaagCATTAGAATTAGTGCTAAATGAACGCCTAAATTCGGAAAGCAAGTTTTCAAATGATTATCAGTCAGTGAAATCAAAAGATTAAAGTCAAAGCCTATGTCTGCATACTTCCAGAATGCTTAAAGGATCCTCAAAACTGAGCAAATATGACAAGGCTtaatgaattactttttttatccGGAATTCCGGATGTAATAcaacagtaaaagaaaaataatccaGCAAAGACACATGATCACTGGGATAGTAATGGATAAATACTGACACTGCAGCAtcttgaaaatatataaaaaatacttactGCCTAAAAATCAATCTAAATGTTCTTGCCAACATAAGGTGACCATTTCTGAAATTGAAAACAGAGACATTTAGTTGTTCTGTcgtcaaaatacaaaataaataattttattatgattataatcATATCTataattatgatgatgattatcATCTACAAAGTACAAACCAGATTTAAGAATGTAACttatatttgtaacattttccttttttcctctACTATGAGTAGGCGGGGAgcggggcacaaactaacgcgGAGTtaattcaaaagctttttgaagATTTCGCTGAATGTTTaatttaccatagtaaaagtacatttttggcTGACGAAAAtctttcatctcagtttttagtattcatttaaaatgagacaaatctgctattattttaatctccaatcttttatttatcagcttagaaagtttattaatgcttCGCAAACCAGCAGAAGACACGAACCAGTTTTATATTCCATTCGCGCTGATGGGGAACTTTGTAACACTGGGTTACAATCTGCtccgctattattaaactattctATGACACGAGCGATGTAATTtccactatttatttttatggattttaataagaaatcacaagaaacaggtgaataaagactgtcaatcgatgtttaatgttgagaaattattatttcaagatatgtaaagcattttgtctcgtttatgtgtctcgtgCTCGATGAGTTCTatggagggaggggagtgtttttttatgaatgtctGAAAGCGTTTAatctatttgcgcacattgttttaagctatactgtatagctgtgttttgcgatcaggGCGTCTCACGCACCGATATAAAGTTGGTTGGATGTTTGACGTTTGACATTTGTCAGAGATTCAGCCTTGGAAATCTTCAATAGTTCTTTAACGACTGAACACAATGACAAGAAACATACTGCATTCTAACTGTTTCCAAATGTAGAAGAGAACacacaatatgttttatttgttttaacgTGCCTTAATGTGCTGTAACTGATAGAGCTTATAATGTAATAGTGCAGGATAGGGACCGTCTGCAAAGTGCAAAACGAAGAGCAAAAAGTACAATTATTTCATCTAAATGCTTCACTTGTGAAATGTATAAAAGATAAATCTCAAATTTAAGGGGTGTGTCTTATTACTGGTTCATAAAAGAACATTTAGATATATGTTTTATTGACAGATCTATAGCACAACAAAAGTTATTGAAATGAAACCACTGAGAAAAAGCTTTTAAAGCATGACAAAGATTGTGCAGTTTACCGCCCCCTACAGGAAGATATTGAACttgttttgaacaaatttgACATTCAggagtttaaataaataaattgtagaaTGTACACAGTTTGATATGTAAACTCCAGGTGGTGTGTCTTATTACTTGTTCAAAGATCAATATTTACAGCCATCTTTCACTATCAAATGTAAATCAGGATGTAAGCTATTGAATTACATTTGAATCTgttaacacattcatttttgaaacatacagttttccatctcaatttcaaaggctgtgtcttgttactggtTCATAGACgaacatttaaatgttggttTTATTCACAAAACTATAACACAGCACATGATACTGAAATATCAACGAGTAGGTCAATCAATGTAAAGTACATACACTCTTCTATCTTAATTTCAAAGGATGTGTGTTGTTTCTGATTCCTATAAGAACATTTTGGTGGTGGTTTTAGTCATGTAACTATAATAAAACATACTATTGAACATGAAAgaaatacataatttagttaaaaataaataaaagcttctGTCTCAGGTttaaaggctgtgtcttgttacagattttataaagaacattttgcagcagttttcattgtcaaaagtgatgcagaagtcacgctattgacatttaaaaatcacttgtGAAACCCTCCAAAGAGTGTCCTGTAttactgccccctagaggaacatactgctgttttgactgagtttgacattcaaactattttaataaattcatttaaaatgcatacagttTTCCATCTCAACTgcaaaggctgtgtcttgttacttgGGCCTAAAAGAGCATTTCCATGCAAGTTTTACTGTCATGTGTAAATCAGGATACATGCTatgaattaaattcaaatctgttaataaattcatttcaaatgattgcagttttctttctcaaatcTAAAGAATGTGTCTTGTTACTGATTCTTAGAAGAACATTTTGATGGTGGTTTTAGTCATGTAACTGTAATAGAACACATACTATTGAACATGAAAgcaatacataatttagttaaaaataaataaaagcttccATCTCAGGTttaaaggctgtgtcttgttacagatttatcaaaacaatattttgcagtagttttcattgtcaaaagtgatgcagaagtcacgctattgacattaaaatatagCTTGCAGAGCCTTCCAAAGAGTGTCCTGTAttactgccccctagaggaacatactgctgttttgacttttgagtttgacattcaaacttataaattaatttaaaataaatacaaccttttacctcagcttcaaaggctgtgtcttgttatatatttcataaagaacattttgcagtagttttcattgtcaaaagtgatgTAGAAGTCATgctattgacatttaaaaatagcttgaaaaccttccaaagagtgtcctgtattactgccccctagaggaacatactgttgttttgactgagtttgacattcaactatttaaataaaataaaataaaaaaatattcaaataaaagaacattgtgcagtagttttcattgtcagaAGTGATGTAGAAGTCACAAtgcataatgaaatatttatgtatgtatgtttatttatttatatctagaGCTACATTGTATTTAGCTACATCGTAATTTGTATTGTTCCATACTCATAtgataatttatgtattatatatcaataaaataatacactatatatggactgttttttttctcaaaaaacaaaacaaaaacaaaaacaaaacaaacagaaaaaatagtgttattaaagaaacaaaacagacccttgaatttttttttttttttttttttgtctaatagAATtggaaattcagttttatttgcatgtgttcTCTTATAATTCTGTGACTGaaaccaacattaaaatattcttctagaaaccagtaacaagacacagcttTTGAAGTTGTGATGGAAAACtgcatgcaattaaattaatttattgacagatttaaattttaattcaatagCATGTGTCCTGAATGACATATGACAGTAAAACCTGAATTGAAATGTGCATTTGAGAATCAGAAACAAGACACACCTTTTAAAGTTGAAATAGAAGactgtattgattttaaattaatttatatgtttgaatgtcaaactcaaaagtcaaaacaacagtatgttcctctagggggcagtaatacaggacactctttggaaggtttcgcaagtgatttttaaatgtcaatagcgtgacttctgcatcacttttgacaatgaaaactactgcaaaatgtttgttttttaatctgaaacaagacacagcctttgaagctgagatagaagattgtatttatttcaaactaaattatgtattgcTTTCATGTTCA
Encoded here:
- the LOC127165316 gene encoding leucine-rich repeat-containing protein 19; this translates as MAGRQMHAVWVAAVLVSSGVIAQQVDMSNASLKEIPEAKPTNITEWILSHNLLEMSPSDINTLQKYRKIRVLDLSYNYIQTLPPGAFDKLTNLEILKLRGNRLQTLDKDVFKGLRKLKSLNLKDNPWNCSCSLTNLIKELKDSGVSIGKEVTCYTPQRTAVLDGNPNCSIQVKTSVEKSTAPTTKARSTPTPPPTTEPSNSSHVNSSSKGFMASDGKTPTGSHSWKFLLGVVALTLSTSVLIVCAVKSPSWYKLLFNYRHQRLQEDVEHSVFNTGRFSNFSLDTEQTETSAQELDEGLDTGLSLQPFEDDDGFIEDGYIEPGNYKDHADGNES